From one Melospiza melodia melodia isolate bMelMel2 chromosome 4, bMelMel2.pri, whole genome shotgun sequence genomic stretch:
- the PRR5 gene encoding proline-rich protein 5 isoform X2, whose product MSSPSLSDLGKREQAALDERGTQQRRACSNAAWNSIHNGVIAVFQRKGLPDHELYNLNEGVRQLLKTELGSFFTEYLQNQLLTKGMVILRDKIWFYEGQKLLDTLAETWDFFFSDVLPMLQAIFYPVQGKEPSVRQLALLHFRNIITLNIKLEDALSRSRARVPPSIIQMLLILQGVHESKGVSEDYLKLESLLQKVVSPYLGTYGLYSSEGPFTHSACILEKRFFRRSRSGEILAKNPVVRSKSYNNPLLTPVAEYDSESAAANGAGIRRHSVSEMTSCLQLQGYPGLAPITDSGSRGSVKGSLPGEPERPGAAPGQCSSKLGTAEPQKGLFRSTGDPHSSLELDTDTALLPAPSSSPENMVDQILESIDSDSEGIFIDFGRGCSSSSAYSVDVNRQSIV is encoded by the exons CATCCACAATGGAGTGATAGCAGTGTTCCAGCGCAAGGGTCTGCCAGACCATGAGCTCTACAACCTCAATGAAGGAGTCAG GCAATTActgaaaacagagctgggatcattTTTCACTGAGTATCTACAG AATCAGCTGCTCACAAAAGGCATGGTGATCCTAAGGGACAAGATCTGGTTTTATGAAG GGCAGAAGCTACTGGATACCTTAGctgaaacctgggattttttcttCAGTGATGTCCTGCCCATGCTGCAGGCTATTTTCTATCCTGTGCAG GGAAAGGAGCCCTCTGTTCGGCAGTTGGCTCTTCTGCACTTTAGGAATATAATCACCCTCAATATCAAATTGGAGGATGCATTATCCCGTTCCAGAGCCAGAGTTCCACCCTCTATTATTCAGATGCTGCTCATACTTCAG GGGGTCCATGAGTCCAAAGGTGTGTCTGAAGATTATTTGAAGCTGGAATCCCTGCTCCAGAAGGTTGTTTCTCCTTACCTGGGCACATACGGGCTGTACTCCAGCGAGGGACCCTTCACGCACTCTGCCTGTATCCTGG AGAAGCGGTTCTTCAGGCGCTCCAGGTCGGGGGAGATCCTGGCCAAGAACCCTGTGGTGCGCTCCAAGAGCTACAACAACCCGCTGCTGACGCCCGTGGCCGAGTACGACAGCGAGAGCGCGGCCGCCAACGGGGCGGGCATCCGCAGGCACTCGGTGTCGGAAATGAcctcctgcctgcagctccagggctacCCCGGCCTCGCCCCCATCACGGACAGCGGCTCCAGGGGCTCCGTGAAAGGCTCGCTGCCCGGAGAGCCGGAGAGGCCCGGCGCCGCGCCGGGGCAGTGCTCCAGCAAACTGGGCACGGCCGAGCCCCAGAAGGGGCTCTTCCGCTCCACTGGCGACCCACACAGCTCCTTGGAGCTGGACACAGACACTGCCTTACTGCCAGCTCCCTCCTCCAGCCCTGAGAACATGGTGGATCAGATCTTGGAGTCCATCGACTCTGACTCTGAAGGCATCTTCATTGATTTTGGCCGAGGCTGTTCCAGTTCATCGGCGTACAGTGTGGATGTGAACAGGCAGAGCATTGTGTGA